CGAAGATGGGTCCGGGTGACCTGTCCGCCGCGCTCGCGCCGCTGCCGCGCGAATCCGATCCCCGCTTGCTTGTTGGTCGCGAGACCTTCGATGACGCGGGGGTGTTTCGGCTGTCCGACGAGCTCGCGTTGGTGCAGACGGTGGACTTCTTCGCGCCCATCGTGGACGATCCGTATCGCTTCGGCCGAGTCGCCGCCGCCAACGCACTCTCCGACGTTTACGCGATGGGCGGCACCCCACTCACGGCGATGAACATCGTGGGCTTCCCGGACAGGCAGCTGCCACTCGAGGTCCTCACCGAGATCCTGCGCGGCGGTGCCGACGCCGTGCATGAGGCCGGGGCGCGCATCGTCGGGGGGCACACGGTGACGGACGAGGAACTCAAGTACGGATTGTCGGTAACCGGGCAGGTGCACCCGGATCGCATCCTCTCGAACGCCAACGCGAAGCCCGGCGACTTGCTCTTCCTGACCAAGCCCTTGGGCACGGGCATTCTCGCCACCGCGGGGAAAGCGGGCGCGCTCGCCGATGAGCACGGGGAGGCCCTGTATGCGTCGATGGCGGCGCTGAATCGCGAGGCCAGCCTGGCCGCGGTCGCACTCGGGGCGCGCTGTGCCACCGACGTCACGGGGTTTGGCCTGCTGGGGCACGCGCGCCATATCGCCAAGGCCAGCGGCGTGCGTGTGGTCGTCGACCACGCCTCGCTGCCGCTGTTGCCGGGCACTCGCGAGGCGCTGGCCGCTGGACACGTGCCGGGCGGCACCAAGCGCAATCTCGAGTGGGTTGATGCGGACTGCGACTGGGCGGACGTCGGCGGCGACGTCCGCAACATCTGCGCGGACCCGCAGACCTCGGGCGGCCTGCTTGTGTGCCTTCCCGAGGCACTGGCCGCGCAGTTTCGTGCGAGCGTTCCGGCCGCGGCGCTCGTTGGCCGCGTGGAAGCCCGGAGTGTCGGCGCACAACTCAGGGTCGAGTAGTGCCCACCGCGCGTACTGACGTGGATCTGGGGGTGGAGGGGGTCTGGTGGTCCCCGCGGTCTTCAAAACCGTTGCGGCCTGACTGCGTCGGGCTGGGTGGGTTCGATTCCCACACGCTCCCGCCACGGCGCGCCCGCAGCCTCACCGATCTTCTGGGCTCTGGTGGCGGTATCGGCCGCAGGGCCGCGCGCTGCGTTGGCGCTGTTCTCGCGACGGCGATGGCCCTTTCGGTGCCCGTGTATGCGCAGAGTGCCGCCGGCGCCCGCGCGGGAGCCGAACGCCCGGCTGTCGTCACTGCAGATCCGACGCCCGCCGCGCAAGACGACGAGTTGCGCCCACCGATCACTCCTCGCCGCGCGTTCTTCTCGTCGCTAGTGCTTCCTGGCGCGGGGCAGGCACGCCTCGACAGACCCTACGCCGGCGGGCTCTTCGTCGCGCTGGAGGTGGTCGCGCTCACGATGATGCATCGCTCCGCCGAGGACCTCCGCATCGCCCGTCGCTTCCGCAACGACTCGATGCCGTTGACCTACCAGACGGACGCGTCCACGGGCCTCGTAACGCGCGATACGCTCGGCAATCCCGTCGTAGCCACCTGGCAGCGCTCGAAGTACACGGAGAGCTGGGCCCGCGCGCGCCGCCTGCACCTCGAGGACTGGACCGCCGCGCTGATCTTCAATCACCTCTTTGCCGGCGCCGACGCCTTCGTCGCGGCGCAGCTCTGGGATCTCCCCCAGAAGGTGGGTCTGCGCCAAACCCCGTTCGGTTCGGCCCTCGCGCTGACGTTCCCCTTCGGTCGCGCGCCACGCCGGTAGCGGCGCACCATTTTTGGTTGCGTCGCTGGGATGGTCCTGCGTATTTGCCAC
This is a stretch of genomic DNA from Gemmatimonadaceae bacterium. It encodes these proteins:
- the selD gene encoding selenide, water dikinase SelD, yielding MGPGDLSAALAPLPRESDPRLLVGRETFDDAGVFRLSDELALVQTVDFFAPIVDDPYRFGRVAAANALSDVYAMGGTPLTAMNIVGFPDRQLPLEVLTEILRGGADAVHEAGARIVGGHTVTDEELKYGLSVTGQVHPDRILSNANAKPGDLLFLTKPLGTGILATAGKAGALADEHGEALYASMAALNREASLAAVALGARCATDVTGFGLLGHARHIAKASGVRVVVDHASLPLLPGTREALAAGHVPGGTKRNLEWVDADCDWADVGGDVRNICADPQTSGGLLVCLPEALAAQFRASVPAAALVGRVEARSVGAQLRVE